The DNA region AAGCCCCGTGGCAACTGGGCCCCGTCAACCCCCTTTGGGGCACTAAGATCGTGGACCCCGCCCACCCCGGATGGGTGACGCAGGTGGTGGAAAGCGCCTTGCTCTACCTAGCCCGGGGGTTCCAAGGCCTCTTCCTGGACACCCTGGACCAGGCGGCCACCGTAAGCCGGGAGGGTACCCTCCGGCTCCTCCTAGAGCTCCGGCGGGCCGTGGGATCCCACTTCCTCCTTGCCAACCGCGGCTTCGCCCTCCTACCCCACCTGGCAGACCTCGTGGACGGCATCGTCTTTGAGGGCTTCTCCACCACTTGGGAAGGGGGCGGACAACCGCTTCCGCGCTCCATCTTGCGAGCAAACGCCACATGGGCGCAAGTCTTGGCCCGGTTCCATTGGGAACGCTACAGCCTGGATTATGCTCCCCAGGCAAGGCTAGCCCGTTGGGCCCAAAGAAGAGCCCTACGCCACGGCCTCGTTCCCATCTTGGCGCAAGAAAAGCACCTCCTCCTCCCTACGGGCACAGGGGACTGATCCGGTCCAGGTTCACCACCGTCACATACGGCACAAATCCCTCCGCCCGGGACTTTTGGCACGCTGTCTGGACGTTTTCCGGCTTGGTGGCGTAGTCCACGGTGAGCACCAGTTTCCCCGCATCGCGAATTGCCCGGGCGTGGTTCAGGCGCACTTGGCAGCCCGAGCCCGTGCAAGGACGATCGGTGGCGTAGAAGAAGAGCTCCTCCAGGCCAATGCCGTCCATAGCGGACAGGTATCCCGGCCGCATCCGGAGCTCCGGGGCATTCTGGGGAAACACCCAGAAATCCGGCCGCTTGGCCTTTACGTAGGCACTAATCCGCACCAATAGCGCCACCATCTTGGTCGCCAGGGAATCGCGCGTTTCGCCGGGCACCAAGGGTAGGCTTATGCCCTCGTAGGCGTCCACCAAGTCCAGGTAAACCCCTTTAAACCCCGCTGCCAAGGCCTTATCCAGGCGGGGCTGAACCACCAGGGTCCACCAGTCTTCATCCCAGTACTTCACGTACCATTCCCCGCTCCAGCCGGGCACAGGATTTAGCAGGAGATCGGGAGCGTTCTTCTGCACCACGGGATACTCTACCCGGTAGTCCTCTATTCCCCCGATCTCCATGTAGGCCAGAACAGGCTTCCCCTTGAGGGGCGCCAGATCCGTGCTGGCCCAGGGCTTCTGGCCATCCTGGGTCAGGTCTATGACAAAGAGGTCCGCCGCCGTGGCACCCAAGGCGCTAAGCCCGGTGGCCGGATAGCCGGTGAGCTGGTAAACCCAGGTGCGTACGCTGAGCGAGGGTGGGGGTGGAGAGGGGTAAGGCCCAGAAGCCACCGCGCCTTCCCGGCAGGAAACCAGGGCGAACAGCAACACCCAACCAACCATCCAACCCGAAAAGCTGGGCGCCTTGCAGCCGCTAGAAGAATAGGGCATCTCCTCTTCACCTTAGCGCTGCCCTCTGAGAAGCGGGTACCCTTTCGGTGAGATACCCCCACCGCCCACAGGGCCGTGGCCTGACGCCTTTTCCCAAGGCTCAAAGGGCGGCCACCCCGTGCGCTAGGAACGTACCTGAACCAGGGTCAGGCAAAACCCCTTCGCGCAACCCCAGCGGCCAAGACCCCACCTTCTTCCCCCCACAGTCTGCACCAACCCTGCCCTACCCCGATGATCCAGGTACCGGAAAGGTTCGCAGTATTCTTAGGCCGTGCTGCGGGTGGTGGTCCGGCCAGGCAAGGAGCGGAAACTGAAGAACTTCTACCCCAACCTCTACCGGGACGAGATCCAGGAGGCCCCCCCCGAGGCGGGGGTAGCGGAGGCGGTGGCGGCGGATGGGGGTTTCCTGGCGGTGGGCTACTACGACCCCCGCTCCAAGGTGCCTTTCCGGGCCTTCCGCTTTGACCCGGGGCCCCTGGACCGCCGCTTTTTCCTCGGGCGCTTCCAGAAGGCTTTGCGGAAGCGGGAAGGGCTTGGGGTCTTCCATCGCCTGGTCCACGGGGAAGCGGACGGGCTTCCCGGGCTCGTGGTGGACCGCTTCGGGGAGGTTTTGGTCCTCCAGGTGCGTTCCCGGGGTATGGAGGCCCTAAGGGGGGTGTGGTTTCCCGCCCTCCTCGAGGCCACCTCGCCGAAGGGCGTCTACGAGCGGAGCGATGTGGAGGCGAGAAGGCAAGAAGGCCTTCCTGAGCGGGTGGGGGTGGTCCAGGGGGAGGTACCCCCCGTCCTGGAGGTGGAGGAGGACGGCCTCCTTTTCCCCATCCCCTTGGCCCTGGCCCAGAAGACCGGGTTTTACCTGGACCAGCGGGAAAACCGCCGCCTCTTTGAGGCCATGGTCCGGCCCGGGGAGCGGGTTCTGGACGTGTTTAGCTACGTGGGGGGCTTCGCCTTGCGGGCCGCACGAAAAGGGGCTTACGCCCTGGCGGTGGACAAGGACCTCCAGGCCCTTTCCGTCTTGGACCAGGCGGCCCTGCGGGCGGGGCTTCGGGTGGATATCCGCCAAGGCGAAGCCCTGGAGGTGCTCAAGGCCTTGGAAGGCCCTTTCCACCACGTCCTCCTGGACCCGCCCACCCTAGTGAAGCGCCCGGAGGAGCTTCCCGCCATGAAGCGCCACCTGGTGGACCTGGTGCGGGAGGCCCTAAGGCTCCTCGCCCCAGAGGGGTACCTCTGGATTTCCGCCTGCAGCTACTACCTCAAGGTGGAGGACCTCCTGGAGGTGGCCCGCCGCGCCGCCGCAGACCAAAGGATGCGCTTACGGGTGCACGCCGTCACCTACCAGCCCCGGGACCATCCCTGGAGCCTCCACGTGCCGGAAAGCCTCTACCTCAAGACGCTCATCCTGCAAGAGGATGCCCTCTAAGGGGGTATGATGGGAGGCGAAGCACCCTTGGGGTGCGTAAAAGGAGGCCAGTATGGAAGTGGCACGGGGTCTAGAAGGTGTGTTGTTCACGGAAAGCCGGATGTGCTTCATTGACGGGGAGGCGGGAAAGCTCTACTACTACGGCATCCCCATCCAGGAGCTCGCCGAGAAGAGCACGTTTGAGGAAACCACCTTCCTCCTCCTCCACGGCAGACTTCCCAAGCGAGAAGAGCTAGAGGCCTTCAAAAGGGATTTGGCTTCCCGCCGCTCCTTGCCGGAGCACCTCCTGGAGTCCTTCCGGCGGTACCCCGTTTCCGCCCACCCCATGAGCTTCCTGCGGACCGCCGTCTCCGAGCTGGGCATGTTGGACCCCACGGAGAGCGATATCTCCAAGGAGGCCCTCTACCAAAAGGGGCTGGACCTCATCGCCAAGTTCGCCACCATCGTGGCCGCCAACAAGCGGCTTAGGGAAGGGAAAGCCCCCATCCCCCCCAGGGAGGACCTCTCCCACGCCGCCAACTTCCTCTACATGGCAAACGGGGTGGAGCCTTCCCCCGAGCAGGAGCGGCTCATGGACGCCGCCCTTATCCTGCATGCGGAGCACGGCTTTAACGCCAGCACCTTC from Thermus hydrothermalis includes:
- a CDS encoding MJ1477/TM1410 family putative glycoside hydrolase, which encodes MLLFALVSCREGAVASGPYPSPPPPSLSVRTWVYQLTGYPATGLSALGATAADLFVIDLTQDGQKPWASTDLAPLKGKPVLAYMEIGGIEDYRVEYPVVQKNAPDLLLNPVPGWSGEWYVKYWDEDWWTLVVQPRLDKALAAGFKGVYLDLVDAYEGISLPLVPGETRDSLATKMVALLVRISAYVKAKRPDFWVFPQNAPELRMRPGYLSAMDGIGLEELFFYATDRPCTGSGCQVRLNHARAIRDAGKLVLTVDYATKPENVQTACQKSRAEGFVPYVTVVNLDRISPLCP
- a CDS encoding class I SAM-dependent rRNA methyltransferase, whose translation is MLRVVVRPGKERKLKNFYPNLYRDEIQEAPPEAGVAEAVAADGGFLAVGYYDPRSKVPFRAFRFDPGPLDRRFFLGRFQKALRKREGLGVFHRLVHGEADGLPGLVVDRFGEVLVLQVRSRGMEALRGVWFPALLEATSPKGVYERSDVEARRQEGLPERVGVVQGEVPPVLEVEEDGLLFPIPLALAQKTGFYLDQRENRRLFEAMVRPGERVLDVFSYVGGFALRAARKGAYALAVDKDLQALSVLDQAALRAGLRVDIRQGEALEVLKALEGPFHHVLLDPPTLVKRPEELPAMKRHLVDLVREALRLLAPEGYLWISACSYYLKVEDLLEVARRAAADQRMRLRVHAVTYQPRDHPWSLHVPESLYLKTLILQEDAL
- a CDS encoding citrate synthase/methylcitrate synthase; translation: MEVARGLEGVLFTESRMCFIDGEAGKLYYYGIPIQELAEKSTFEETTFLLLHGRLPKREELEAFKRDLASRRSLPEHLLESFRRYPVSAHPMSFLRTAVSELGMLDPTESDISKEALYQKGLDLIAKFATIVAANKRLREGKAPIPPREDLSHAANFLYMANGVEPSPEQERLMDAALILHAEHGFNASTFTAIAAFSTETDLYSAITAAVASLKGPRHGGANEAVMKMIREIGTPERAREWVREKLAKKERIMGMGHRVYKAFDPRAGVLERLARLVAEKHGHSQEYQILKIVEEEAGKVLNPRGIYPNVDFYSGVVYSDLGFGLEFFTPIFAVARISGWVGHILEYKDLDNRLLRPDAKYIGELNRPYIPLEER